The Microcoleus sp. AS-A8 genome segment AGTTTAAATCATAATACTGTCAATTCAATTGCTGAAGATCGATTAGGTCATCTCTGGTTAGCTACAACTAGCTGGCATGGTACTTCCTATGGTTCAGGACTTGAACAATTTACTCCTGAAGATGGTCGGTTTCATCATTACAAAAATGACCTTGTTAGTTCCCAGAGCTTGAATGATAATCTAGTCATTTATGTTTGGGTCGATAATTCCCAAATTCTATGGATTGGTACAGCTTTGAGTGGTATCAATAAACTAGATCTGAAAACCCCAAAATTTATACATTACACAAATGATGTAGCTAATCTTAATAGCTTAAGCACTAATCATGTAATGTCAATTGATGAAGACCATTTGGGTCAAATCTGGATTGGCACTTCGGAGGGAGGACTTAATAAGCTTGAGCGCAAAACTGGAAAATTTACTCACTACACACACAACTCAGCTAACCCTTATAGCTTAAGTAGTAACAATATTTGGTCAATCTATGAAGACAAAGACGGTATGCTCTGGGTTGGCACATTTGGCAGTGGACTGGATAAATTTGACCGTAAAACAAAAAAAGTTACCCATTATCAACATAATCCTAATGACCCTTATAGCTTAAGTGATAATACCGTCACCTCCATTTATGAAGATCATTTAGGTACGCTTTGGGTTGGGACTCTCCGTGGCGGACTCAACAAATTTGATCCAGAGCCTGAAAAATTTATACATTATACAAATGAGCCTAATAATCCCAATAGCTTGAGTGATATTAGTGCTTTTTTAATCCATGAAGACCATTCTGGAACCCTTTGGATTGGTACTTTGAATGGTGGGTTGAATAAGTTTCAGCGTGAGACTGAAAATTTTATTCACTACAAACATGATTCAAATAATCCTAATAGTCTGAGTTATGATCGAATTGTATCTATCTATGAATATCCGTCCGGCACACTCTGGATTGGTACATTTGGGGGAGGGCTTGATAAATTTGATATTGCTACCGAAACATTTACACATTACACAGAGAAAGATGGGCTACCTAACAATTCAGTAGTAGGTATCTTAGCTGACGATGAAGGTAATCTTTGGTTAAGCACTGGCAAAGGACTCTCCAAATTTAATCCTAAAACTGAAACATTTAGAAATTATGATGTCAGCGATGGGCTTCAGGGAAATGAGTTCGATGGAGTGAAAGCTTATCTCAAAAGTAAAACAGGGGAAATGTTTTTTGGAGGACTCAATGGCTTCAATGCATTTTATCCCGATCAGGTAAAATACAATCCTCATATTCCCCCAATAGTTATAACTGATTTTAAAAAATTTAATGAAAGCGTAAAGTTAGACAAATCAATTTCTGAAATTGAATCGATAAAACTATCTTACAAAGATAGCTTCTTTGGATTTGAATTTGCCGCTCTAGACTACACCAATCCCCTTAAAAATAAATACGCCTACAAGTTAGAAGGATTTGATAAAGATTGGATTTATTCAGGCACCAGACGCTACGCCAGTTATACTAACCTAAATGGTGGAACATACATATTTAAAGTTAAAGGTTCCAATAATGATGGCGTGTGGAATGAAGAAGGTACTTCTATCAAAATCTTGATTACTCCGCCTCCATGGAAAACTTGGTGGGCTTACACTCTTTATATTGTGGTTTTGGTTAGTGCTGTAAAGGGGTATGTCCGGTGGAGAATCATAGCGCAAAAAAAAGAAAATGCCTTGCTGCGTGAAAGTGAAAGAAAGCTGAACCAATTTCTAGAAGCTATCCCCGTGGGACTAGGAGTCATTGATACAGCAGGTAAGTTCATCTATATCAACCAAATCGGCTTGCAGCTACAAGGTATAGAAGCCCTTTTAAAAGCACCTGTCCAGCCGCTTTCTGAGACTTATCAAGCCTATATTGCTGGGACAGAGCAGTTATATCCCCCAGAGCAATTACCTTTTGTACGGGCGTTGAGGGGGGAAAAAATAACCCTTGATGATCTAGAGATTCATCAACCCGATAAGATTGTTCCTTTGGAAGTCTGGGCAACCCCTATTTATGATGAGCAGGGTGCTATTTTATACGCCCTCATAGCCTTTCAAGATATCACATCTCGCAAACAGGCAGAAGCTGAGCGCCAAGATTATATTGAGGCACTACAACAAGCAAAAGCTCAGCTCCAGGCAGTTATAGATACTGTGCCTGGGTGTGTTGCCTGGATGACTTCAGATGGGCGTTACCTGGGTGTTAATCGACATTTAGCGAATATGTTCAACTTGTCTCCAGATGCCTTTATTGGTAGAGAAATTGGCTTTTTTTTAACCGAATCTCACTTGTGTGAGTTGATCCACCAGTTTCTAGCCAGTCCAGAGCCAACTACCACAGAAATTATTAAATTATCAATCCAAAACTCTACTCGAAATTACTTGATGTCAGTTCAGAAATATCAGCAAAATACGGCGGCTGTATCGGTAGCCATTGATATTACAGAGCGAATGCTTGCAGAACAAGCTCTACGTGCATCGCTCCGGGAAAAAGAGATTTTGCTACAAGAAGTCCACCATCGCGTCAAAAATAACTTGCAAATAATTTGTAGTTTGCTAGACCTCCAGGCCCAGAATCTAAATGATGAAAAGACGTTGGAAGTCTTTCAGGAAAGTTACAATCGAATTAAATCAATGGCAATAATCCATGAAAAATTATATCAATCGACATCGCTAGAAAAAATTAATTTTGCCGAGTATATTGAAACTTTAACCAATCATCTTATACTGTCCTACAAGGTTAATCCTGAATTAATCAAAACTGATATTAATATAGAAACTATTTATCTAAATATTGATACAGCTATTCCTTGTGGATTGATTGTTAATGAACTCTTGTCAAACTCCATAAAATATGCTTTTCCTAACCAAGCAAAGGGTTTAATAGAGCTGAAGTTTAAATCTCATAAAAATCAGAATTTTACCTTAATCGTTAAAGACAATGGGGTTGGTTTTCCTCAAGATTTAAATTTTCCTAAAAAAGCCACGTTGGGTCTCAAGTTAGTTACAGTTTTAACGCAGCAATTAGAGGGAGAAATTGAATTAAATCAAGAGCAGGGAATGGAATTCAAAATAAGCTTTCCCTCTGTAAAGGCTTAAGGGGTAATGACGGTATCTCTTTGTCCATGATTTTATTTTTTAGTAAGAGATGATACCTTATTGAAACTCTGATTAAGGCAAAATACTATGTCTAAACAACTAGTATTAATGGATCAAGATGGCGGTGTAGATGATTATCTCGCAACCTTGCTGCTCATGACGATGGAAGATATTCAGCCCCTCGGCATTGTGGTTACTCCAGCAGACTGCTACATCGAGCCTGCGGTGAGTGCGACACGCAAAATTTTGGATTTAGTTGGGCGTTCGGACATTCCAGTTGCCCAGAGTACAGTTCGAGGAATCAATCCATTCCCAGCTCTTTACCGCCGTGATTCCTTTGTGGTGGATCATCTGCCCATTCTCAACCAACGGGATGAAGTTCAGACGCCGCTAGTCCAAGAAACCGGTCAAGAATTTATGGTGCGATCGCTCTTGGCGGCAGATCAACCCGTAACATTGATGGTCACAGGCCCTCTGACAACAGTAGCTGCTGCCCTCGATCTAGCACCACAAATTGAGCAACACATTGAGAAAATTGTCTGGATGGGAGGAGCGCTCAACGTCCCGGGAAATGTTGAACCTGCTCTGGAACCGGGACAGGATGGTTCAGCGGAATGGAATGTTTACTGGGACTCCCTAGCGGCTCATCGGGTATGGCAGACTCAGATTCCTTTAATCCTATGTCCCTTGGATCTGACAAATCATGTCCCCGTAACTTCCGAGTTTGTGCGTCAACTGACTCAACAACGCCGATATCCCCTCTCGGATTTAGCAGGACAATGTTATGCACTCGTAATGACACAGGTGTATTACTTTTGGGATGTTCTTGCCACAACTTATCTGGCTCATCCAGAATTTTATCAACTGCAAGAGTGGGAAACCGTAATTGTAACAAGTGGCAAAAGTCAGGGGCGAACCAAAGTGGAGACAGGCGGCAGAAAGATTCAAGCCATGGGCCACGTAGATCAGGAAAAATACTACGCCTATATATTGCAGCAATGGGCACGCTAAGCAATGACCCAAAGTTATACATTCCCTTCAAAGTCTCTCGATTCTGCTATAAAGAATATCAAGTTATGAAATGCTCCTAGATAGCTGCCATACAGGGAGCCACTGAGTATTTTTGGACAAGAGGGTAAACCTTTAATAAACCACTTTTTCGCTCTTACCCGTAAGGAAAGCACATTACCGAAGAGGGTTGATCCGCTCAGAAAAATTAGAAAAGATCCGGATTTACTTAAATAATCGTAAAAATTTTGTTTGCTAAATTATAAAAATAAGTAAAAATACGGCATAGCTGATTTTCATATACCCGTAATAGACTCCCTATTGACATGGCTCATCCGTTAGCATCTATAGGGGCTGAAGTTCAGTCCCCTGGAGTTTCAGTTTCCAAGTCTTTAGCTGACGATTCCCCGAAAGGCACCGCGCTAAGGAGTGATCACTCTTCCCTGGTTCCCTCCTCTCAATCATCAAAATCGAACGTTCATTCTTTGGCGGCTCTTTGGGCGCGGAAATACTTTGTTTCCGTTACAGGGCAAGATGAGGACTCCGCGCTGAACGAGACTAACAATCTCAAGGAAATTGCCTCTAAAGAAGGTCGAGAGCGCACGACCCAGAAGCTGATGCAAAATTTGAACCTAGCCAGTGCTCAAGCCTGGTCTTTAACAGAAACGTTACTATCAGAAGAAATTCGACGCCACGGCATCAACCCCGACCTGATCAATCCCTTGGAGATTGCCGCCGATACGCGAGTGCTGTTTCAAAAAGTGCTAGCGGCCTATGCAGAGCGCTCAACGCCGCGCCGACTATCGGTGATTGTGGGGAAAGACTTTGGTCTGGTACGCCAGAAATACACTCGTGTGGATCGCCGTGCCATTGGCTTCGTCAGTATGCAGTTTCATTACACGGGTCAAAAGTTGCTGGAGTGGCTGACCCCGACCGAACAGAGGCTGTGGCTGCCCTACTTGAAAGTGATGGATGACCACATGTATATGCCCCTACAGGCAGCTTACGAAGCCGCTGCTAACCATCCTTTGGATTCTCCGGCTCTATCGGCTGTTCAGCATCTTTTACCGTTCAGCAGTAAGATTGCCGTCTCTGTTTGTAACCAAGTTTGCCGTTTATATCCCAGCTATGCCAGCTACAGCGGTCTTCTGAGTAACCCTATAGTTAAAACGGCGAGTATCCGTGATGTGGAAATGTTTCAGGTTTATCTGTGCCTGTGTGTTTTAGAAGATGACATCCGCTCAGTACAGCAAGAACTCTTTCCTCTGTGCGTCATGTTATATCCTCGCCTAAAGGTAAGCTGGAGACTGATACAAGACATGCTCAAAACGATGGGTTGGGACATGCACGATCGCCTACCTCCTAACGATATGGCAACGTTTTTACCTTATCTACGCACGTTAACGGAGATGTTTTCGAGTGATGTGTTCCAAGATGCTTAGGCCATAACCCTTCAAAAACAACATGCTGTTTTGCATGACTCCATAACAAAACAATTTTGGATTTTAGATTTTCACTCGCACACCATTGCCCCAGTCGGGGAACTTGCGTTGACTCACATCTTGCACCAGTTGCCGATCGGTTAAAACCTGCGCGTCCACAAACTTTCGTCCGCGTGCGGGATTTGAGGAAAATCAAGGCTTTTATAGCCTGCTCAGCTACGGCTTTGTCTGTGGGTGATGAGGTGCAAGATCTGAATTTAGGGCGAAGGCAAGGGGCAATTCTGCCGACAGTAAACTTCTACAAACCCAATTGAGGCTGCTTTTTGAATTTTTTGGGTCTGTTTAAGCTCCGCTTTGGATTCAGGGTAAATGCCTGCAAAGGGCTGATTTGCAGGTGGCTGAGTTCGGAACGCGATATCTTTAGAGGGTTGATTGGCAAATTGGACGTATTCCCTTGACTCATTGAGGGTGTTGTAAGATAAGCTGGCCTTGCCGTAGATGGCTTCGGCTTGCTCGATGAGGGTTCCGGGGCCAACCCCCTGAGCTGTTCGATAATTGGGATTATCTGTCACTAACGCTTCAATCACATCCGAATCGGCTAAGGGGACTCCAGCCGGATAAAGAATATAAAATTGCTCTTTACCACCTTGGCTGATTGCGATCGCATCAAAATCGACAATAAAGGGTGACTTCACCTGAAATTCTGCCTTCCCAGCCAACATCTGTTTCAGTTGCCCATAGGTCATCCCTACTTTAGCCGGACCAATGCCCTGAGTAGAAATGCCAAACGTGGCTGAGCCGGGTGGACTCAGGGGCTTGGAGGTTGTTTGTCCTGGCGTGGGCGATGCCTCAATCGGCTTAGATGTGGCTGGGCTAGCGGTTGGATACACCACCACTGGATTAGAAGGGGTTGGACTGGAGGAGGAAACGGGTGTTTCTGAGACTGAGGGTGTGGGTGATTGATTACAAC includes the following:
- a CDS encoding PAS domain-containing protein, encoding MKVSIVSTGHYLQNEISRQTRQWLKRNILHFILSILIVLSLPSFVYAAETNAKFEHITADQGLSQSGLNSIFQDSQGFMWFGTQDGLNKYDGYDFTIYKYNDLDCHSLSDNFITSIYEDKSGIIWIGTDGGGLNKFNRETEHFTRYMHDIDNPNSLGQNRVLSIYQDRFGTLWVGTDGGGLNKFDRETEQFTRYQHNFDDPNSLSNDIIFSIYEDNLGTLWIGTGGGGLNKFNQKTGQFVHYRNNLSDPSSLSDDTVLSIHEDQSARLWIGTNNGGLNEFDRESGRFIHYIHDPDNPNSLNHNTVNSIAEDRLGHLWLATTSWHGTSYGSGLEQFTPEDGRFHHYKNDLVSSQSLNDNLVIYVWVDNSQILWIGTALSGINKLDLKTPKFIHYTNDVANLNSLSTNHVMSIDEDHLGQIWIGTSEGGLNKLERKTGKFTHYTHNSANPYSLSSNNIWSIYEDKDGMLWVGTFGSGLDKFDRKTKKVTHYQHNPNDPYSLSDNTVTSIYEDHLGTLWVGTLRGGLNKFDPEPEKFIHYTNEPNNPNSLSDISAFLIHEDHSGTLWIGTLNGGLNKFQRETENFIHYKHDSNNPNSLSYDRIVSIYEYPSGTLWIGTFGGGLDKFDIATETFTHYTEKDGLPNNSVVGILADDEGNLWLSTGKGLSKFNPKTETFRNYDVSDGLQGNEFDGVKAYLKSKTGEMFFGGLNGFNAFYPDQVKYNPHIPPIVITDFKKFNESVKLDKSISEIESIKLSYKDSFFGFEFAALDYTNPLKNKYAYKLEGFDKDWIYSGTRRYASYTNLNGGTYIFKVKGSNNDGVWNEEGTSIKILITPPPWKTWWAYTLYIVVLVSAVKGYVRWRIIAQKKENALLRESERKLNQFLEAIPVGLGVIDTAGKFIYINQIGLQLQGIEALLKAPVQPLSETYQAYIAGTEQLYPPEQLPFVRALRGEKITLDDLEIHQPDKIVPLEVWATPIYDEQGAILYALIAFQDITSRKQAEAERQDYIEALQQAKAQLQAVIDTVPGCVAWMTSDGRYLGVNRHLANMFNLSPDAFIGREIGFFLTESHLCELIHQFLASPEPTTTEIIKLSIQNSTRNYLMSVQKYQQNTAAVSVAIDITERMLAEQALRASLREKEILLQEVHHRVKNNLQIICSLLDLQAQNLNDEKTLEVFQESYNRIKSMAIIHEKLYQSTSLEKINFAEYIETLTNHLILSYKVNPELIKTDINIETIYLNIDTAIPCGLIVNELLSNSIKYAFPNQAKGLIELKFKSHKNQNFTLIVKDNGVGFPQDLNFPKKATLGLKLVTVLTQQLEGEIELNQEQGMEFKISFPSVKA
- a CDS encoding nucleoside hydrolase yields the protein MSKQLVLMDQDGGVDDYLATLLLMTMEDIQPLGIVVTPADCYIEPAVSATRKILDLVGRSDIPVAQSTVRGINPFPALYRRDSFVVDHLPILNQRDEVQTPLVQETGQEFMVRSLLAADQPVTLMVTGPLTTVAAALDLAPQIEQHIEKIVWMGGALNVPGNVEPALEPGQDGSAEWNVYWDSLAAHRVWQTQIPLILCPLDLTNHVPVTSEFVRQLTQQRRYPLSDLAGQCYALVMTQVYYFWDVLATTYLAHPEFYQLQEWETVIVTSGKSQGRTKVETGGRKIQAMGHVDQEKYYAYILQQWAR